The region AGTCGGCACCTCGAACTGGGTCGAGATCACGCAGGAGCGCGTGAACAAGTTTGCCGAGGCAACCGGCGATTTCCAGTTCATCCACGTTGACCCGGAAAAGGCGAAGCTGACTCCGTTCGGCGGCCCGATCGCCCACGGATTCCTGACGCTGTCGCTGATTCCGCTGCTGACCATGGAAAGCGATTGCCCGCGGCCCGAACATATCAAGATGGGCGTCAACTACGGCGGCAACCGCACGCGCTTCCTCGCCCCCGTGCGCGTCGGCAAGCGCGTGCGCGGCGTTTTCAAGCTGCTCGAGATGGACGAGAAGCGCCCAGGTCAGTGGCAGCAGACCATGGAGATCACCATCGAGATCGAGGGCGAGGCCAAGCCCGCGCTGCAGTGCGAATGGATCACGCAGTTCTTTGTCTGAGGCCGGCAAGGCTGGCGGAGATGGCGCGCAGCAGGTGAAATAACAGGTGTCGCGCAATCGCCGGGGCCTTGCCCAGACTGAGCCCGGGGCGGGCCTTGCAGGCCTGCCACAGCATGCCCAGCCGCGCGTCGAGGCGGCTGGCTAGGCCGTGCTCCATCAGCACCCGCGCCCGCAGGCCGGCATCGTCCACCGCAGCAAGTTCGCGCCGGATGATCTGGCCAACGAGGCGATGAATCCTGAGTGCGCGAGTATCGGTCAGGCTGCCTTCATGGCGGCGGTAGAGGTAGAGGTCCTCATCCAGTGTGACAAAGTGGAACCTGCGCGCTGCCCGCAGCCAGAAGTCGTAGTCCTCGACGCCGAACAGCGCGGTGTCATACCCGCCGAGCGATTCGGTCACTTCCGCGCGATAGAGAAACGCCGCACCGATGCGGTTGCCGAACAGGATTTCCGAGGCTGGCCCCACTTTCTGAAAGCCGATCACGCGGCCCTGCCCGTCGATCACGCTGTAGTTGGCGTGGGCAATCGCCGCATCGGGGTTGGCGTCGAGCGTCTGGACCAGCCGTTCCAGCATATGAGGACGCGCGATGTTGTCGTCCGATGTCCAGGTGTGCAGTGGCCCGCGCGCGGCTGCGAAACCGGTATTGAGGGCGCCGGGCAGGCCCTTGTTCGGCCGGTTGGTGATGATGCGGATGCGATCGTCGGCTGCTGCATAACGCGCGAGGATCGCCGGCGTGGCGTCGGTAGAGCCGTCATCAACGCAGATCAGCTCGAAATCGGCGAAAGTCTGGCCGAGGACCGATTGCATCGCTTCATCGAGGAACGCAGCGCCATTGTGCACCGGCAGCACGATGCTGACGCGAGGCGATGCTACACATCCCGGTTCAGTGGTACGATGCGCTTCCTTGTCCACAAGGCCACCTCTGCCAGTTCAAGGCATCCGCGATCTTGCCGGAAAGTTGCGCATTGTTGCAGAGACGTGGAAAGCCGACCTGTGCCGGATTGGCACGGTCGGCTTCGCAAGGTTTTTAACCAGTTTGTGCCGCTGTTCAGGCGACGACGCTGAGCTTGCGGCCCTTGGCCTTCTTCTCGAACTTGCCGATCCACTGTTCGACCACCGGGGCGATCGACGCGCGCCAGCGCGAACCGTTGAAGATGCCGTAGTGGCCGACTTCGGGGGCGAGCAGATACTGCTTCATGTCCTCGGGCAGGTTCGGCGTGACCTTGAGCGCAGCCTTGGTCTGGCCGATGCCGGAAATGTCGTCACGCTCGCCCTCGATGCACAGGATTGCGGTGTCGGTAATTGCGCCAAGGTCTACGGCTTGACCACGGTGGATGAACTCGCCCTTGGGCAGGGCGTGGCGCTGGAACACGACATCCACCGTCTGCAGGTAGAACTCGGCCGGAAGGTCGCACACGGCGCGGTATTCATCGTAGAACGCCTTGGTGGCATCGGCGCTTTCGTCGGCCCCGGCGTTCATGTGCTGGAACAGCTTGTAGTGGCTCATCATGTGGCTGCCGAGGTTCATCGACATGAAGCTGGCCAGTTGCACGAAGCCCGGATAGACGCGGCGCCCCTCGCCCGGATAGTTGGTCGGCACAGTGGTGATCACATTGTGCTTGAACCAGACATAGGGCTTGGTGATCGCGTGGTCGTTGACCGCGGTCGGGCTCTCGCGGGTATCGATCGGCCCGCCCATCATCGTCAGGGTTACCGGGCGGCAGGGGTGCTTGTTGGCGCCCATGATCGCCGTCGCGGCAAAGGCCGGGACCGACGGCTGGCACACCGCCATCATGTGCGCACCTTCGCCGATGTGTTCGAGGAAGCCGGTCAGGTAATCGATGTAATCATCAAGGTCGAAGGTGCCTTCGGCAAGCGGCACATACTTCGCATCGGCCCAGTCGGTGATGTAGACAACGCAGCGCTCGAGCATGCGTTCGACCGTGCCGCGCAGCAGCGTGGCGTAGTGCCCGCTCATCGGTGCGACGATCAGCAGGCGCGGCGCGTTCTTGGGCAGGCCATCGTGGGTGAACATCTTGAGGTCACCGAACGGACGCGTGACCACTGTGGTTTCCTTCACGGCGTGGGCGGTGCCGTCGACGTGGATGACCTTGAGACCGAAGGCCGGCTTGCCGCGCGGCGCTGCTGCATGCGCGAACACGTCAAGCGCGTTGGCGATGGTCTGCGAGGGGCCGACGCCGGCCCAGGGATTGCGCGGATCGGTCAGCGCGTCGGCCATCATGGAGGCCCAGGCGCTGCCCGCATTCATCAGCGAGCGCTGTATTTCGTAAGCCTTGTAGAGCACTGCGAACACCTTTTGATTATGGCCTGCCCGATGGGCGGGAGTCGTTTGTATACAGATTGCCGCGAATCGATCGTTTGTGCAACGCAACAAATATCCGGTCATCTTGCGGGTTCCCTAACCGCCCCCTTTCGGTAATCCCCGCCATCGGCTAGGCACGCGGCCATGGACGAGGAAACCCGGAACCCGCCGCCCGCTACCGAGCCCGCACCCAAGGCCAAGACCCTCGGGCCGCTGCGCATGATCTGGCGCGAGGCGCTGAAGTATCCCCGCCAACTGGTATTCGCCGCGCTGGCACTGCTGACGACCTCGGCGGCCACGCTTGCCATTCCATCCGGCTTCCGCCTGATCATCGACAAGGGCTTTGCCGCCGGCGCCAATGTCGATGACCTGGGGCGCTGGTTCCAGTATCTGCTGCTGATCGTGCTGGTGCTGGCGATCGGTACGGCGTGCCGCTTCTATTTCGTATCCTGGCTGGGTGAGCGCGTCGTTGCCGACATCCGCCTGCGCGTGCAGGAAAACCTGTTGCGCCTGCCGCCGTCCTTCTTCGAAACCAACAGCCCGAAGGAAATCTCCTCGCGGATGACCTCGGACACCGCGATCATCGAACAGGTCGTCGGAACGACGGTCTCGGTCGCGTTGCGCAACACGATCACCGCAATCGGCGGCCTTGGTTACCTGTTCTATCTGGCGCCAAAACTGACGGCGATCCTGATGGTTGGCATCCCGCTGGTCGTCGGCCCGATCGTGTTCTTCGGGAGGCGCGTCCGCAATGTTTCCCGGTCGAGCCAGGATCGCGTGGCGGGCATCGGCGTCATCGTGGCCGAAGTGCTCGGCGCGATGAAGATCGTGCAGGCCTTCGGACAGGAGAAGCGTGAACTCGAGCGCTTCGGCGAGCGCGTCGAGGCAACCTTCCAGACCGCACTTCGCCGCATCAGCCTGCGTGCGGTGATGACTGCGATCGTCATCCTGCTGGTGTTCGGCGGGATCACCATGCTGGTGTGGGAAGGCGCGGTCGGCGTTGCCCAGGGCACGATCAGCGGCGGCACGATCTTTGCCATCGTCATAACCGCAGGCCTTGTCGCCGGTGCCGCAGGGGCATTGTCGGAAGTCTATGGCGATCTGCTGCGCGGCGCGGGAGCCGCCGGACGGCTCAACGAACTGCTGCGCGAGGAGCCGGAAATCTCGCCCCCCGCCCGCCCCACGGCTCTGCCCGTGCCGCCGCGCGGCCAGATCGCGTTCCAGAACGTGACCTTCCGCTACCCTTCCCGGCCCGAAGTCCTCGCGCTGGAAGACTTCTCGCTGACGGTCGAACCCGGCGAGACGGTGGCCATCGTCGGCCCCTCTGGCGCGGGCAAGTCGACCCTGTTCCTCCTCGCCCAGCGCTTCTACGATCCGCACGGCGGCACGATCCGCGTTGACGGCGTGCCGCTGACCAGCGCCGACCCGGCCGAAATCCGCGCCCGCACCGCACTAGTGCCGCAGGACGCAACGCTGTTCGCCGCCTCGGCGCGCGACAACCTGCGCTATGGCTGCTGGGATGCGAGCGACGAGCAGATCTGGGAAGCGGCCCGCGCCGCCAATGCCGAACAGTTCCTGCGCGATCTGCCGCAAGGCCTCGACACGTTCCTTGGCGAGGACGGCGCCCGCCTATCGGGCGGCCAGCGCCAGCGCATCGCCATTGCGCGCGCCGTGCTGCGCAATTCGCCGATCCTGCTGCTCGATGAAGCGACCTCCGCGCTCGATGCCGAAAGCGAGCGGCTGGTGCAGGAAGCGCTCGACCGCCTGATGCAGGACCGCACCACGCTGGTCATTGCCCACCGCCTTGCCACGATCCGCGCGGCCGACCGCATTGTCGTCATGGATGCCGGCAGGATCGTGGAACAGGGCACCCATGCCAGCCTGACGGCGGCGGACGGGCTCTATGCGCGGCTCGCCCGTCTACAGTTCGAAGGGCTTGCCGCCTAACGCCTTGACTTGATGCTGCGCTGCGGCAATCGCTTGGGACATCATGGATACGATCGTCACCGCCATCCTGCTCGGCATTGTCGAGGGTCTCACCGAGTTCCTGCCGGTCTCCTCGACCGGACACCTCATCCTCGCCACCGAGCTGTTCGGCTATGACGCGCACCAGTGGGCGATGTTCAATGTCGTGATCCAGCTGGGCGCGATCCTCGCCGTGGTGGTGCAGTACTGGCGCACGTTCTGGGCCGTGGGCATGGGCCTGCTCAAGCTTAACCCGATGTCATTGCGGTTCCTGCGCAATCTGCTGGCGGCGTTCGTTCCGTCCGCAATTCTCGGCCTTGCCCTCAAAGACTACATCGACGTGCTGCTGGGCAGCCCTGCCGTGGTGTGCTGGGCACTGATCGTGGGCGGGGTGGCGATCCTGCTGATCGAACGCAGCGCGAAGACAGGCGAACTGACCGGCATCGGCGAACTGCCGCTGCGCCAGGCCCTCGGCGTAGGTGCCGCGCAGTGCCTGGCGATGGTGCCCGGCGTCAGCCGTTCCGGCGCGACGATCATGGGCGCGCTCGCCATGGGCATCGAACGGCGCACGGCTGCCGAATTCAGCTTCTTTCTGGCCATCCCGACAATGCTCGGCGCAACCGCGCTTGAACTGCTCGACAATCGTCAGGCCTTGATGGACGGGACGATGGGCGTGGGCTGGACGGAAATCGCCATCGGCTTTGCCGTGTCCTTCGTGGTCGCGCTTGCCGTGATCCGCTTCTTTGTTGCCTATGTCAGCCGCTCGGGATTCAAGCCCTTCGCCTGGTACCGCATCGTGGCCGGCGCTGTCGCACTCGTGTGGCTCGGAACGCGCTGATCCCCCGATAGGCCCACAACGCCCCGCCGCATTTGCGGAACCAAGTTCGTCGTCGGGATTTTAACCGACAACTGAACTTCAAAGGGGTACTTACCATGGGCCTTATCATTCTTCTCGTCGTCGGCGGCATTCTTGGCTGGCTCGCCAGCATCGTCATGCGCACCGATGCGCAGCAGGGCATTTTCCTCAACATCGTCGTTGGCATCGTCGGCGCGCTGCTCGGTGGCTTCCTGCTTGCTCCGCTGATTGGCGGCGGTTCCATCACCGACGGCATTTCGGCCGGCACGCTGATCGTTTCGTTCCTCGGCGCCCTGATCCTGCTGGCGATCGTGAACCTCGTTCGTCGCGGTTCGGTTCGCTAAGCCGCGATTTTCTGACTTTCAACCCGAAGGCGGTCGCTCTGGCCGCCTTCTCCATACCTGAAGGGGACTGACATGAAGGCAATTTTCAAGGGCGCGATGATGGCGTCTGTAGTGGCGATGGGCCTTGGCCTTTCTGCTTGCGACAGCGCGCAGGAAAACGCCGCCGAAGATCAGGCTGGCGCCGTGCGTGAATCGTCGGAAGCTGCTGCCGACGCCATGGAAGACAAGGCTGACGCCATGGGCGGCGCCTCGGAAGACGCCATGGAAGCCAAGGCTGACGCCGTCCGCAATGCTGGCGAAGCCAAGGCCGACGCCATGGAGGACAAGGCCGACACGATGGACAAGACCCCGGGCTGACCCTGAGTCTTTCCGCCTTAACGGCCTGAGGAAGCCCGGCGCACCCTGGAAGGCGCCGGGCTTTTTCGTATCTGTCAGACGGGCGTCGCGCCCGATCCCCGGCCCCGCGCAGGTGGTATTCCAGCGTCCCCCGGTGCAACACGTCGTCGATATCGATCACGGCTGTGTTGGCATAAGTAAACCCGGCGCCAAGCCCGCGATAGAGCCGATCGAAATCGCGCTCGACGGTCTGGTGATAGAGGTCCGCGAAGCTTTCGATCACGAAGTAGGTCGGCTGCAGATCATCGATTACGTAATCGGTCCGCATCACCCGATCGACATTCAGCATGATTCGGTTGGGCGATTGCCCTTCAAGTGCGAATACCGCCTCTGTCGGCCCCGACAGAATACCTGCGCCATAGACCCTGGGCGCACCGTCCTCCATCACCAGCCCGAATTCCACGGTATACCAGTAGAGCGCGCCAAGCGACTTGAGCCGGTTGTAGCGCATCGCCTTCCACCCGGCGCGACCGTACTCCTGCATGTAGTCGGCATAAGTCGGGTCGGTCAGCATCGGCACATGGCCGAACACGTCGTGGAAGACGTCCGGCTCCTGAATGTAATCAAACGTCTCACGCGTGCGGATGAAGTTGCCTGCCGGGAAGCGGCGGTTGGCGAGGTGCCAGAAGAACACGTGGTCGGGGATCAGCATCGGCACCGGCACGACGCTCCACCCCGTCAGCGCGCCGAGTTCTTCCGAAAGGCGGCCGAAGTCCGGTACACCACCCCGGCCGAGGTCCAGCCGCTGGAGCCCCTGCAGGAAGGCCCTGCACGCCCTCCCCGGCAGCACCTCCATCTGACGAGCATAGAGTTCGTCCCAGATGGCGTGCTCGTCTGCCGTGTAGGCGTGCTGTGCCGGCTCAAGCCAGTCCTCGCCCACGCGCACGGGGCGCTTGAGCGGCGCGGTGTAGACGCCGTCGGGCATCTCGGGCAGGCTGGCGAAGTCCGTGGCAAGGCTGGCAGGAACAGTCATCTTCTCTCAATCTGGTTTCTTATGCAACCATTAGCATGGAGCGCCCGTTCCGGCAAATCTCGCCGTCGGTCTGTCCTCGCTTGACTTTGCCCTGATTCTCCCCCAACGGCCCCACCCTGTGACGGCGGCGTGGAAACGCGCCGCCACATTCGTTTTCAGTTTCGCGCGCGAAAGTTCAGGATAGAGCCATGGCAAAGCCCACCACCGTCAAGATCCGTCTGGTCTCGACCGCTGACACCGGCTTCTTCTACGTGACCAAGAAGAATCCCCGCAACACGACCGAGAAGATGACCTTCCGCAAGTACGACCCGGTCGTGCGCAAGCACGTCGAGTTCAAGGAAGCGAAGATCAAGTAATCAGCGCATCCGCGCTTTACCCGTGAAGCCCGTCCCGCCATTTTCGGAACCGGGACGGTTCACGGCGAGTTCAACGCCGACACTGCAAGGAACGGCGATGAACAATACAATCTTCTCGACTCGCAAGATGGGCCGCCCGGTAACCTGTTCCGCTGCGGCCCTTTCGCTTGCCTTCGCTGCGGCCACGCCCGCAATGCTTCTCGCGCCCACCGTGGCGCAGGCGCAAGCCTCCGACATCGATCGCGCGGTCTCTGCGCTGCGCGGCATCACCACGCTGCGCGCAAACTTCACGCAGACCGATCGTTCGGGCCAGAGCGTTTCGGGCGTGCTGACGATGAAGCAGCCCGGCAAGATCCGCTTCCAGTATCAGAAGGGCGTGCCCTTGCTGATCGTGGGCGACGGCCGGGCGCTGACCATGATCGATTATGAGGTCCGCCAGGTTCAGCGCTGGCCGATCGGCAACAGCCCCTTGGGCGCACTGCTCGATCCCAAGAAGGACGTGGCGCGCTTTGCCAAGCAGTTGCCCACCGGCGATCCCGGCGTGATCAGCCTCCAGGTGCGCGACCCCAAGCATCCTGAATACGGCACGATCACCATGATCTTCGTGCGCAAAGCCGGCGCGCCCGGTGGCCTGCAGCTCGATTCGTGGGTCGCCCTCGATTCGCAGAACAAGCGCACCACCGTCCGCCTCTCGGGCCATCAGTACGGCGTGGCGGTGAACGACAGCACCTTCCGCTGGACCGATCCCCGCCGCCCCGTCACGCGCTGAGCCTCAACAACCTACCCTTGCCTCGTCATCCCGGGCTTGACCCGGGATCCCGCCTCCTGAGCGTTCGCCAAATAGCGGGACCCCGGATCAAGTCCGGGGTGACGAATGAATTTTTGAAGGGGTTACTCGTGCCCCGCACACCACCTATCGCCCCAAACCTTCACCTCACCCCCCAACCGTTCACCCCCTGCGACAAGCTGCGACCAACCTGCAGACACCGTTCATCGGGGCGCAAGCGAGGCGGGCGTAGAACGGTTTTCGACGAGGCGGTCGAGGCGGGTTTCCCCCCTGTTGCCCGGTCTCCTGGAGACCGCCGCGTCAAGCGTGACGAACGCAAATGGAACCCTCGGACCAATGCCCCCGGTCCGAGGGTTTTGTTTTATCATCCGATCTTCGCCCCCTGCGCGGCTGCGGACGGCAGCCTTCTTGCGCTTCCGGTGCTCACGACCATCAAGGTCGCTGCGCGCCGGTTCTCGAAGACCACCATCCTCGCTCACGCAGGAGACGAAGCTCGAACGATAAAATCGCGCCTCAATCCTCCCCGTTTTTCCGGAGGACAAACGGGGGGGACCGCCGGCGAAGCTGGTAGTTGAGGGGCGGAATAACGCGCCGAACGGTATAGGGTGCGGCCCATGACCATGATGCACAACCCTCCCCATCCCGGCGAACTGCTTCGTGACGAGGTTATCGAAGCGCTGAACCTGTCCGTCACCGAAGCCGCCAGCCGTCTCGCGCTGTCGCGCGTCGCTCTTTCGCGCGTGCTGAACGGCAAGGCGGGCATCAGCCCTGATCTGGCGCTGCGGCTTGAACAGGCAGGGGCAAGTACAGCCCGGGCGTGGCTGGCGATGCAGGCCAACTATGACCTATGGCGCGCGCGACAGCATGCGCAGCCTGCTGTTCGGCGGTTGCAGGAGGCAGCTTAAGAAGTGCTGTTATGCTAAGACAGGAGATGCGCTGGAATTCTGGTGGACATGCTGCAATGATCCTTGCCGCCGTCCCTTATGCAATTGCACAAGCGGCCCTCGATTTCCCGGCTCCTAGCGTGTTTGCGTTGATTGGGTTGCTTATCGCGGTGCCTATTGCGGCTGCCGCCGCTATCATCGCGCGCAAATCGGAAAAAGGCAGCTTCAAGCGCGGCTTCGCTACTTGGAGTGCGGCGGTTCACAGTGTATTCGCAGTTGTGTTTGCTGTCATGGCTTTGCGGTAGCTTTGACTGCACACGACATCCCATCTAGCAATCGCCCCCCGCAACCCTAAAGCAGCGCCATGATCTCGGTTGCCACATGGAACATCAATTCGGTCCGCTTGCGCGCCGATCAGGTCGAACGCTTTCTCGTGCAGGAAGCACCCGATGTGCTGTGCCTGCAGGAGATCAAGACGCCCGAAAACCTGTTCCCGCACGAGGTGTTCGAGAAGCTCGGTTACACCCACCGCGCGGTGCATGGGCAGAAGGGCTATCACGGCGTCGCCACTGTCAGCCGCATTCCGTTCCGCGATTTCAGCAAGCATGACTGGCAGGACAATGGCGAGGCGCGGCACATCGGCGTCGAACTGCTCGGCCCCGGCAACGGCTTGATCATCGAGAACGTCTATATCCCCGCAGGCGGCGACGTGGCCGACCGCGAGGTGAACCCCAAGTTCGGCCAGAAGCTCGACTTCCTCGAACGCATGACCCGCTGGGCCGAGAAGATCGAGCGCCCGACGCTGATCACCGGCGATTTCAACATCGCCCCGCTGGAATGCGACGTCTACGACCACAAGGCGCTGCTCAAGGTCGTCAGCCATACGCCGATCGAGGTCGAGACGCTGCAGCGCTTTGCCGATGCCCACGGCTGGGTCGACCTTGGCCGCAAGCACATCCCCGCGCCCGAACGCAATTACTCGTGGTGGTCCTACCGCTCCTACTGGCGCGCCAAGGATCAGGGCCGCCGCCTGGACCACATGTGGGCCTCTCCGCAAGCCGCCGCGCAGACGCGCTCGCACCGCTTCGTCGAGGAAACACGCAAGTGGGAGCAGCCTTCGGACCACATCCCGCTGATCACCGAGCTGGATTTGTGAGCGAAAGCAGAAACGCAGCACGAGCGCTCGACGCGCTGCGCCATGGCTGGGCGATCCGCGTTACCGGCGCGGATGGCGCGCTCGATCTGCTGCCAGCCGAAACCGCCTTTGCCCAGCCTGGCATCTACGCCGCGCGCCTGCTCATCTCCGCCGCCCGCGCCGCGACGCTCAAGCTCGCCAACCAGCGCGATGCTGCCGTGCCGGAAGCGCCGGTGATGATCCATGGCGCTGAGCCGTTCAGCCTCAATTCCGCACGCAATCTGGCCGATCCGGCGCAGGACCTCGGCAGTCCCTTGCGCGGGCCGTTCAAGGCCGATCCGATTGAGGCGCATGACGCCGCCGTCGCCGCGATGGACTTGGCGCGGCTGGCCGGAATCCTGCCAGCGTTTCTGGTTGCGACCGGCGTGGAAATCGCGGCGGAAGTTTCGACCAAGGATCTGGTGGCGTTCAAGGACCCGCTGAACCTCACCATCCAAGCCCGCGCCCGCCTGCCCGTTCACGCCTGCGAACATGCTGAAATCGTGGCATTTCGTGCGCGGGATGACTTGCGCGAGCACGTCGCGCTGGTGATCGGCACGCAGACCAGCGAGCGCGAGCCGGTGGTGCGCCTGCACAGCGAATGCCTGACCGGCGACATTCTCGGCAGCCTCAAATGCGATTGCGGCCCGCAGCTCGATGCCGCGCTGGCCCGCATGGCCGAGGAAGCCAATGCGGGCGGCTGGGGGGTGCTGCTCTACCTGCGGCAGGAAGGGCGCGGCATCGGGTTGATCAACAAACTGCGCGCCTACGAGCTGCAGGACCAGGGCTTCGACACCGTCGATGCCAACGAGCGCCTTGGCCTGCCGAGCGAGGCTCGTGACTTCCCGGTGGCGGCGCGGATGCTTGATCTGCTCGGCGTGCGGTCGATCCGTCTGCTCACCAACAACCCGCAGAAAGTGGCGACTTTGCAGGCACTTGGAGTAGAGGTGACGGAGCGCGTGGCACACCAGCTCCCCGCCAACCCCCACAACCAGCGCTATCTCGACACCAAGCGGGATCGCACCGGTCACTTGCTCCGTTAGAAGGCGCGCCACGCGATCAGCAGCACGGCGAGCGCGATTATCACTGCAAAGCCGAGCGCATAGCCCATGTCCTTGAGTGTGAATTTGTCCACGTTTTCAGAGCGGAAGCGGCGGTAGCCGCGTTCGGCGGCGGGGTTGCTGGCGACGAGCGCAACATCGAGCGCGCTGGCTTCGGAGCGGAACCAGTTGACCATGAGCTGCCGCTCTTCCGGCGTGACATCGGGGTAAGCGGAGAGGAGCGCCTCGACGTGGGCGCGGCGGGCGTCGACTGCTTTCGCAATCGTGGAAGTGTTTGACATTGCTGTATTCCTGACATGTTTGAACAGCGCCAGAAGGCGCGGGGCTCAGGTCAGGACAGTGGTGGCGCTCTCGGTGCTGGCAGCAGCGCCAGCGGCTGCGGCGCAGGCGGCGCGGTTTGCGGGGGCCAGAAACCCTCGGGCTGGAACAGCGCGGGCGCTGCCGGTTCGGGTGCGAGAACGAGCGGCGGCGGCGGTGCCATCGGCACGGCAACACGTTGAATTTGCGCGCGATTGGCCGGGGCGACCGCCGTGTCCACCGTCGCCGCACTGAAGGCCGAGCCGTGACGCACGGTCACGGGTGCCTCGAACGGGGCAATTGCGTGGGTCAGGACGGTAAGGGCAAGAAGGAGCGCCCAGAGCCGCCCGCCCAGCTTCAGGAGCGGTGAATGCAACATTCCAACTCCAGATAGACACTCGGGGCAGAGCGACAACTCCACCCAAACTCGGCGGAACTCTAGCGAGACTCGAAGCGGCTGAGGCCCGCCCCGAGGGCGTTGGCGCCGAGCGCCAGTTTGTCGCCCGACCAGTCCGCGACGAATGCCGACGAACGACTCACTCCCGGCGCAAACCGCGCATCGTTTCCAACAATCGCAAGGCCGGTCGCCGGGTGCGTCTTGCCCTCGGCGGCGATCGCGATGAAGGCGCTGTAGTTTTCCTTGTCGAGGCCCTGGACGAAGACGTTGTCGGCGATGCGACCGGTGGCGCCAGCGGGCAAGTCGATCATGTAATTGGTTGTTTTTCCGGCGGTATCGTCAAAGCTCGACTGGGTGACCTCGACGCGGCCCGCGCGGCTTTTCACATAGTGGCCGCCACGCCCAGCTTCGAAGCGGCTGCGGCGGATGGTGACGCTGCCGTAATCGCCGAAGTAGACCGAGTGGGCGCAGGACAATCCGCGGTCGCACCGGCCTAGCCGTGAAAAGGTCGACTTTTCAATGAGAACGGCACCCGCAGGATCGTCGGCGGAGAGAATGCCCTGCTCGCTGTCACGGAACCAGGACTGTCGCACGGTGAGGTTGCCGCGTTCAAGCCGGATTCCCGAGCCATTGGCATCGGGCACGCGGATGTTCTGGAAGATCAGGCCCTCGACCGTGGTGGAGCGGCCGCGTGCGACGATGGCGGCCTTGCCCTCGCAAGCCGCGCCATCGAACACCGTCTGGCCCGGGACTTGCGCGATGAAGCCGACGTCGCCTGCCTGCTGCACCGCGCAATCGCGATAGACGCCCGGTTCGATGCGGATCGTGCCGGTGCCTTCGCCGATGGCGTTCACCGCCTGCTGGAGCGCTGCGTAGCTGCGACCGGTCTCGACCACGGTGTAGGGCGAGCGCTGGCCCTGTGCGAAGAGCGCGGTGGCCGGAATCGTTGCGACAACCGCTATTCCCAGCAGGAAGACGGCAAGGCGCTGGCCACGGTGGCGGCGCTCTCTGGAGGCGAACGGGTTCATCATGCGCATATCTGGTCCCCGGCGTTTTCATGAACCGGGGTAGCGCGGAATGATTGACAGGCCCTTATGTTCCGTTG is a window of Novosphingobium sp. THN1 DNA encoding:
- a CDS encoding undecaprenyl-diphosphate phosphatase encodes the protein MDTIVTAILLGIVEGLTEFLPVSSTGHLILATELFGYDAHQWAMFNVVIQLGAILAVVVQYWRTFWAVGMGLLKLNPMSLRFLRNLLAAFVPSAILGLALKDYIDVLLGSPAVVCWALIVGGVAILLIERSAKTGELTGIGELPLRQALGVGAAQCLAMVPGVSRSGATIMGALAMGIERRTAAEFSFFLAIPTMLGATALELLDNRQALMDGTMGVGWTEIAIGFAVSFVVALAVIRFFVAYVSRSGFKPFAWYRIVAGAVALVWLGTR
- a CDS encoding outer membrane lipoprotein carrier protein LolA, which produces MNNTIFSTRKMGRPVTCSAAALSLAFAAATPAMLLAPTVAQAQASDIDRAVSALRGITTLRANFTQTDRSGQSVSGVLTMKQPGKIRFQYQKGVPLLIVGDGRALTMIDYEVRQVQRWPIGNSPLGALLDPKKDVARFAKQLPTGDPGVISLQVRDPKHPEYGTITMIFVRKAGAPGGLQLDSWVALDSQNKRTTVRLSGHQYGVAVNDSTFRWTDPRRPVTR
- a CDS encoding ABC transporter transmembrane domain-containing protein; amino-acid sequence: MDEETRNPPPATEPAPKAKTLGPLRMIWREALKYPRQLVFAALALLTTSAATLAIPSGFRLIIDKGFAAGANVDDLGRWFQYLLLIVLVLAIGTACRFYFVSWLGERVVADIRLRVQENLLRLPPSFFETNSPKEISSRMTSDTAIIEQVVGTTVSVALRNTITAIGGLGYLFYLAPKLTAILMVGIPLVVGPIVFFGRRVRNVSRSSQDRVAGIGVIVAEVLGAMKIVQAFGQEKRELERFGERVEATFQTALRRISLRAVMTAIVILLVFGGITMLVWEGAVGVAQGTISGGTIFAIVITAGLVAGAAGALSEVYGDLLRGAGAAGRLNELLREEPEISPPARPTALPVPPRGQIAFQNVTFRYPSRPEVLALEDFSLTVEPGETVAIVGPSGAGKSTLFLLAQRFYDPHGGTIRVDGVPLTSADPAEIRARTALVPQDATLFAASARDNLRYGCWDASDEQIWEAARAANAEQFLRDLPQGLDTFLGEDGARLSGGQRQRIAIARAVLRNSPILLLDEATSALDAESERLVQEALDRLMQDRTTLVIAHRLATIRAADRIVVMDAGRIVEQGTHASLTAADGLYARLARLQFEGLAA
- a CDS encoding polyhydroxyalkanoate depolymerase codes for the protein MLYKAYEIQRSLMNAGSAWASMMADALTDPRNPWAGVGPSQTIANALDVFAHAAAPRGKPAFGLKVIHVDGTAHAVKETTVVTRPFGDLKMFTHDGLPKNAPRLLIVAPMSGHYATLLRGTVERMLERCVVYITDWADAKYVPLAEGTFDLDDYIDYLTGFLEHIGEGAHMMAVCQPSVPAFAATAIMGANKHPCRPVTLTMMGGPIDTRESPTAVNDHAITKPYVWFKHNVITTVPTNYPGEGRRVYPGFVQLASFMSMNLGSHMMSHYKLFQHMNAGADESADATKAFYDEYRAVCDLPAEFYLQTVDVVFQRHALPKGEFIHRGQAVDLGAITDTAILCIEGERDDISGIGQTKAALKVTPNLPEDMKQYLLAPEVGHYGIFNGSRWRASIAPVVEQWIGKFEKKAKGRKLSVVA
- a CDS encoding MaoC family dehydratase, whose product is MTTFLPPEEIKARIGQVVGTSNWVEITQERVNKFAEATGDFQFIHVDPEKAKLTPFGGPIAHGFLTLSLIPLLTMESDCPRPEHIKMGVNYGGNRTRFLAPVRVGKRVRGVFKLLEMDEKRPGQWQQTMEITIEIEGEAKPALQCEWITQFFV
- a CDS encoding glycosyltransferase, which translates into the protein MDKEAHRTTEPGCVASPRVSIVLPVHNGAAFLDEAMQSVLGQTFADFELICVDDGSTDATPAILARYAAADDRIRIITNRPNKGLPGALNTGFAAARGPLHTWTSDDNIARPHMLERLVQTLDANPDAAIAHANYSVIDGQGRVIGFQKVGPASEILFGNRIGAAFLYRAEVTESLGGYDTALFGVEDYDFWLRAARRFHFVTLDEDLYLYRRHEGSLTDTRALRIHRLVGQIIRRELAAVDDAGLRARVLMEHGLASRLDARLGMLWQACKARPGLSLGKAPAIARHLLFHLLRAISASLAGLRQRTA
- a CDS encoding GlsB/YeaQ/YmgE family stress response membrane protein, which translates into the protein MGLIILLVVGGILGWLASIVMRTDAQQGIFLNIVVGIVGALLGGFLLAPLIGGGSITDGISAGTLIVSFLGALILLAIVNLVRRGSVR
- the rpmG gene encoding 50S ribosomal protein L33 — its product is MAKPTTVKIRLVSTADTGFFYVTKKNPRNTTEKMTFRKYDPVVRKHVEFKEAKIK